One window of Catharus ustulatus isolate bCatUst1 chromosome 3, bCatUst1.pri.v2, whole genome shotgun sequence genomic DNA carries:
- the MRPL19 gene encoding 39S ribosomal protein L19, mitochondrial: protein MAAACGRLVPSAAIALPRRCFSLSGYRVSSDGKPPKFQPPPKPVIIDRKTQKEERRFLSPEFIPPRGRTDPLKYYIERKDMIQRRKVFNIPEFYVGSVLAVTTADPHASDKSKRFVGICIQRGGKGLGATFVLRNVIEDQGVEICYELYSPRIQAIEVLKLEKRLDENLMYLRDALPEYSTFDVNMKPVPRMEHEEIPVNKLQVRMKPKPWSKRWERPKYNIKGIKFELPEHKMKAAQKWSQPWLEFDMLREYDTSKIEAKIRKELSEELEK, encoded by the exons ATGGCGGCCGCCTGTGGGAGGCTGGTGCCGAGTGCCGCCATCGCCCTGCCCCGCC GGTGTTTTTCTTTATCGGGGTATCGAGTGAGCAGCGATGGGAAGCCACCGAAATTCCAGCCGCCTCCGAAGCCCGTCATTATTGACAGGAAGACgcagaaggaggagaggag GTTCCTGAGCCCTGAATTTATACCTCCCAGAGGGAGAACAGATCCTCTTAAATACTATATAGAAAGAAAGGATATGatacagagaagaaaagtgtTCAACATCCCAGAATTCTACGTTG GCAGTGTACTCGCTGTGACCACTGCAGATCCCCACGCCAGTGACAAATCCAAGCGGTTCGTTGGGATCTGCATCcaaaggggagggaaaggacTCGGCGCTACCTTTGTCCTTCGGAATGTCATAGAAGACCAAG GGGTTGAAATCTGTTATGAACTGTACAGTCCTCGAATCCAGGCCATCGAGGTGCTGAAGCTGGAGAAGAGGCTGGATGAGAACCTGATGTACCTGCGAGATGCCCTCCCTGAGTACAGCACTTTCGATGTCAATATGAAACCTGTGCCTCGCATGGAGCACGAGGAGATTCCTGTGAACAAG CTGCAGGTACGAATGAAACCTAAACCATGGTCAAAACGGTGGGAAAGACCCAAATACAATATAAAAGGAATAAAGTTTGAGCTACCAGAAcataaaatgaaagcagcacagaagtgGAGCCAGCCATGGCTGGAGTTTGACATGCTGAGAGAATATGATACTTCAAAAATAGAGGCAAAGATTCGGAAAGAACTGAGCGAAGaacttgaaaaataa